One segment of Methylocella silvestris BL2 DNA contains the following:
- a CDS encoding (2Fe-2S)-binding protein: protein MTQLALTINGRAHGPMDVRDDLTMNDFLREYLGMTGTKFGCGAAQCLSCAVIVDLPDGTSHTEPTCIAPAASFDGKTIRTIEGHAENGQLTVLQKAFIEHFAFQCGYCTPGFLNEGQVLLEQLARTPVARADLEKTIADALDGHLCRCTGYVKYHEAVRDVILADPHRFLKGG, encoded by the coding sequence ATGACGCAACTTGCCCTGACGATCAATGGTCGCGCCCACGGACCCATGGACGTGCGCGACGATCTGACGATGAACGATTTCCTGCGCGAATATTTGGGGATGACGGGCACCAAGTTCGGATGCGGCGCCGCGCAGTGTTTAAGCTGCGCGGTCATCGTCGATCTGCCGGACGGGACAAGCCATACCGAGCCCACCTGTATTGCGCCGGCGGCAAGCTTTGACGGAAAGACGATCCGCACCATCGAGGGACACGCCGAGAACGGCCAGCTGACCGTGTTGCAGAAAGCCTTCATCGAGCATTTTGCGTTCCAGTGTGGCTATTGCACTCCGGGTTTTCTCAACGAGGGTCAGGTTCTGCTGGAGCAATTGGCGAGAACGCCGGTGGCCCGCGCCGATCTCGAGAAAACCATTGCCGATGCGCTCGACGGTCACCTTTGCCGCTGTACAGGCTACGTCAAATATCATGAGGCCGTGCGGGATGTGATTCTCGCTGACCCACATCGTTTTCTGAAGGGCGGCTGA